A region of the Acidimicrobiia bacterium genome:
TCTTCGTAGTGGCGGCCCGCGAGGTCGATGTCGATCGTTCGGAGCTCCATCGCGACGATCGTGAGCCCGCGTCGCTCCATGCGGGCCACGATCTCGCCGACGAGCCCCCGCTCGACCGCGTCGGGTTTGCAGAGAACGAGCGTCCTGTCACCCATGATCGGGCGGCAGATTAGTGCAGCAGTGCGGTGCGCGCCGGACCGGCAACGTACAATGAGCCGGCGACGATCACCTGGCCGTCGATCGCGCTCTGCGCGATGGCGTGCCGTACGGCGTCGGCGACACGGTCGATCACGTCGACGCGGTCGGCTGGAACTCCAAGTGCGCGAGCAGCGTCCGCGACGTCTTCCGGATCGCGCGCGCGCGGGATCTCGGGACGGCAGCACACGACGCGGTCGACCTCGCTGACACCGAGAGCGTCGAGCATCTCGCGCGCGTCCTTCTGACGCAGCACGCCGATCACCCACGTGCGTTCGGTGCGCGGGAATTCTTCGTCGAGTGCCGCGCGTATCGCGCGAGCACCGGCGATGTTCTTCGTACCGTCGATGACGACGAGTGGATTGTGCCCGACCACTTCGAGCCTTCCGGGCGACTCGACGGACGCGAACGCGTCCGAGACGATGTCGTAGCCGAGCGGACGATCGAGGAAGCATTCCACGGCCGTGAGCGCGGCGACGGCGTTGTCAGCCTGGTACGCGCCGTGCAGACGAAGAAAGAGCTCGGGGTATGTCGCGTACGGCGTGAAAAGATCCATCACGCGCCCACCGAGTGCGAGCGTGTTGGCGGTGACTCCGAAGTCGGCGTCGCGCACCACGACGCGCTCGGGATTCCGCTCGATGAAGATCGGAACGAGCTCGCGGTCGGTCTCGCCGAGCACGAGCGTGGATCCCGGCTTCACGATGCCGGCTTTCTCGGCGGCGATGTCGCGTCGTGCCGGTCCGAGATACTCCACGTGGTCGAGCTCGACGTTGGTGACCACCGCCACCCGGCCGTCGACGACGTTCGTGGAGTCCCAGGTACCGCCGAGCCCAACCTCGATCACTGCGACATCGACGGCGATGTCGGCGAACCACTCCAAGGCCGTCGCGTTGATGATCTCGAAGTAGCTGGGCCGGTCTGGGAGGAGGGGCTCGATCTCGGCGATGCATCCCAGGATCCGGTCGAGCTCGTCATCGGGGATGGGCTCGCCGTTCCAGGCGATCCGCTCGTTGAAGCGCTCCAGGTAGGGGCTGGTGTCGGTGCCCACCGACAGGCCGGCGTCGACGAGGAGGCCCGTTGCGATGCGCGCCGCGGAGGTCTTGCCGTTGGTACCGGTGATGTGGATGGCGGGGTACTGGAGCTGCG
Encoded here:
- a CDS encoding Mur ligase family protein, whose translation is MRAWLDDHINLERKVGVPVGSRRRLSPEPLSRMESLIELLGSPQLQYPAIHITGTNGKTSAARIATGLLVDAGLSVGTDTSPYLERFNERIAWNGEPIPDDELDRILGCIAEIEPLLPDRPSYFEIINATALEWFADIAVDVAVIEVGLGGTWDSTNVVDGRVAVVTNVELDHVEYLGPARRDIAAEKAGIVKPGSTLVLGETDRELVPIFIERNPERVVVRDADFGVTANTLALGGRVMDLFTPYATYPELFLRLHGAYQADNAVAALTAVECFLDRPLGYDIVSDAFASVESPGRLEVVGHNPLVVIDGTKNIAGARAIRAALDEEFPRTERTWVIGVLRQKDAREMLDALGVSEVDRVVCCRPEIPRARDPEDVADAARALGVPADRVDVIDRVADAVRHAIAQSAIDGQVIVAGSLYVAGPARTALLH